In Spirochaeta isovalerica, the DNA window CGTCACCTTTGTCCGTAGAACACTCCAAAAACAAGCAGATTCGTTCCCGAAGCATAGCGGATAGATTTGGCGGGATCTTTGCGGCCGAACGAAGTGAGAGCAAAGAGCCTGCCAAAAGAAACTGTCTTCGTTCATTGGCTTGTTATGAATCTTCATTCTCGTAATTGCCGTTTCATCAAGATATCTTCAATATTACGTCTCCCATCTATTACTGCCAGAACAAACACTGTATTCTTTTCAATTTTATACATTAATCGCCAGGGAGAAATAATAATTTCCCTATATTTATTGATATTTTCATTAGCTAATTCCGGAATAATTCTTCCCTGTTCCGGAAAACTCGATAGCTTTTCTGCATTTTCTTTTATTTTTAAGTATTGCTT includes these proteins:
- a CDS encoding type II toxin-antitoxin system RelE/ParE family toxin; the protein is MKYNILWTVTAKKDLHEIIEYISYDNIDIAKKQYLKIKENAEKLSSFPEQGRIIPELANENINKYREIIISPWRLMYKIEKNTVFVLAVIDGRRNIEDILMKRQLRE